The Hermetia illucens chromosome 2, iHerIll2.2.curated.20191125, whole genome shotgun sequence genomic interval TCGCTGTTAGATTTTCTggctgctgcaccctccacatgtaatttgaaattcagcctctgTTCGGTCATTTGTGTCCCAACTTTGATGCTGATCCACGAACTCTTCTTTCCCTTAGTGATAAGTAATACTTCCGTCTTATTCTCTGCAAGCAATAGGCCTGCGTTTTCGGGTCAGGACTTAATGTTGTAAAATGGTTCATTTATGCAACTCTCGACCTAGTCAAGGAGATGTGCAAAACCTATCGGCCGCGAAGCCGATGTTTGCCACGTCAGTAGCGAGATCTGACATCAGCACTCTGTCGTTCATAGGTATCCACAAAGGTTGTTTTAGAACGGACCCTTGTGGAAATCCAgatcaaaattaagaccagaaAGaagccccattcttcagcccatgcgtccATCGCTTGTCTCTCCGCCATTGATTGGAACCCCTCACTAGTAAGACCTATTGCCGCATAGCAACTATGGATGGATATACCACCTATTTTGTTCTCGCGAAGGCATCTTCGAGGATTTTAGTTGTTCCTACTAAAGTTAAGCTAGTGTAAATTgctgaaaattaaaaagatGCAAACATTGAAGCTTCGTCGACACGTGCTTCCGTGCCTCTACACTAGCTAGGATCAGGAATGTTGTCGGGGGTCTTTTGAACCCTTCAATCCCTATCAATGCTATTATATAAGAATTCATGTATCCTTTACCAATAAATAGGTCCGCATCGAACCTAAAAATTCAACCAACACGGGACTTCATGTCCAccttcaaaaaagaaaacacCCGGGCTTAATTGGAAAtatgaaatacaaataaaagaATAGCGGCTCGACCGCTCCCGTGGAGCAGTAGTGTCGTTATCGAAAGTTCCACGGCGTATTGAATGCTgaatcgatgcttctcctacCTCAGATGTGCaatgaggttcccacccttccttttcATCCTTAGGCCATtctattggaggatgtccctaggGACCTCACGCTTTCTCAATTTCTCCAACAATGTAGCAGTGGCTTATGCAGATTTCCAGACAGTCTACCAGCCTCCCCTCTCTAAGCAAAATCTTGGACAGTATAACATGACATACCCCGGGTATGCTACCACATTCGCGGGAAATGGAGAACCATCCAACTTGAACCGGTGCAGATATTTCCTGTAGCGACCATGCCCTGACAGGATGTGGGTCAGGTAAAATTCAACTCCGTCATGTTTTCTCTGAATATATATCCCCCTATACGACAAATAAGTGTTTGGATCCAGCTGCCTGCCTGCTGTAAATCATGTTTACCCCGGTCCGATTGCTGTCATATACTAGTGCCAGGGTAACATGAATCACTCCGGACACAAGCAGTCTTCGGCCCAACCCTGGGGCCCGTGGTAATCCTCGCATGACGATATGCTGCTTAAGTCGCTTATTGATTTACATCACGTCTCAAACCAACTTCAAAACGATGTTTATAGCATCGATGGTTGAATGAGTCCAACGAAGTTCAAACTGTAGCTCCGATAAGCCCTCCCTATCTGTTATAGATgatcctttcttgctttcttcctaCTGTATCCATAAGGCAAGTTGTAACTATTTTTCTCCGAAGTCTGGTCTCTCTCTCGACCTAGTTTGACCGCCTTCTGATCGCAACAATACATACCTTCATTATGGGTCTTATCAGTTGTGCTATCTATCCTGAATGCCGATGTGTATGGTATGGAAGAGCTTAGTTGATCTAGGTCATACACTTACTTCCTTCTTAACATGCCTAATGATATTACACTTCTGGCAAGCGAGGCACTCTCTGGTCCAAGAATTAACATGCTTATGGACGGCTCTTCGATAGTCGCTAGCAAGCATTTATATACTTTTTAGACACTATCTGGTTCGTTGTTCAAATGCCAGGGTCGTTATCGTAAACTGAGTGAAATACTTCCATATGGCCGGGGTAGGTCCCGTTTTGGAGATCTCACAGAACATAGAGGAAGGTGAACAGTAGATAGGGAACTCTCTGATCGTTTATTTACATTCCGACTACAGGTTCTGAAGAGCTGCGTCATCCTTCTAGGAAGCAACAATTGCCGTAAAATCGACTACGACTGGGATCTTGATTACTGAGATCCGGAACAAAGCGTTGTCTTCTGTAAACCTACTTATAAAAGTTATGTCGCGTAACTGGTGAGAAGATACTCTGTCAGACTTTGCAAATAAAGCAAGCTTAATTAAGAGGAAAGCAGCAGTATTTTATGATCAGATACGCCGctagtagctcacgatcgtagagGTTATAATACCGTTGAGCAGGGTTCAACTACTTCGAAAAGAGACTCAGCGGTTGCCAGCTTTGGATCACTTTCAAGTGAGGAGTAGCGTCTGGTGCAATGTCCGAGCCATCGACAAATACGACTAGGGGTGCATCCTCATGAGGGAATGCTAAAAGTGAAGCTTCCGCCAGCTGCTGCATAGTGGTCTTAAATGCGTGGATGACTTTTGTGGACCACAAAACTCCCGTAATTTCTTGATTTTAGGCTTAAGGAGGGACTAGCGCCAGCTCACCTTTTGTGAGttcaaggtcgagaaaacacgacagtttgtCATGTAATGCACAATATTGTGGATAAGAGAAATGGAGTCCAGGTTTGAATACGTCAAGAGTTTCAGACGTTTGTATTCTCCACAAGGTCGCCATGATACTTGGGGACAAGATGAAGGACACAACGTCTAAGGAATTGAGGAGCCAGTAGTATTGATGCCGTGTTGAACATCATACTTAGTGAGCAGAAAGAtactactttcagtagtaatGTTAAAGTATTTTGGGAAGAATATCTGATTCGCCAGCGttttcaaaaacaaatgaaagtttGTTATTCTGGCAGGATAAAAATTTACTCCTCACATGAAGAAGTCCTCACGTATACTTATCTGTAACCGTAAGTCCTTATGAGTGAGCGGTTTGCAGTTGCTAATTTTCGGTATTGCGGGATCAAATTTATGGATTTGGtcacgaagaagactgagaccTTCGCTTCTGTATCCACTACAAAATTGCGCCCGATAAGGAGCTTGTAAACTGCTAGGCGGCGTAGCATTGCGCTTCGGGTGGTCGTCGTGCGGCCCCTAGCGTTACGGTAAACATGCATGGTTTAGTACATTTAGTACCTGTTTATCTGAATATTCTCTGCTACCAACACATGCTAGTCAGGTAGCACCTTCAGCGAGCTGCCGTTGGAAGACGCTCGTATAGCCTAAGTGTCCTCCAGAAGTCGCTGACACCACATCAACTTTAGGAACTCCATAGCTACCTTATCCTCGGTCATCTATAACACTTCCAGCAGTAATTGGGTCAGGGGTCGACAACTATCCTTAAAGTGCCGTTCACGATACAGGGAGTGGCGTCGCCAAGATGCCCGAGCAAATAGTTTTGACCCCCTAGCTGTCATAATACCTGCgttctaggtagtagcctcgagaaagtttctcggtgaagagtgaactgctaatgaccgatatacGCCAAGACACAGTGCCAgttcccggagccgtcgacaactccttgtcgatgtcgatggggtgatgtgagcctaactCTGTCAAAGTGGTAGTTGTGCCGTGTAACAGGAGCTAGCCCCTTCAGGGCCCCGGTCGGGTAGCGTGTATTGAACTGATATTAGTAAACCGAGTTGCCCCGAGTGAGCGCTGATCCGGTCGAGAGTTCCGCGATCAGCTAATTGTCGTCCAGTCAGGCCTCAGGAAACTGGGGTAGAGGCTTTGTCCCCGAaagtatacccgttcctgattaTTGCGGGCCGCTTCCTTGCACACCATGCGCTGGTAGAAAACTTAAGTGGCGATCACAAACAAAACGAACGCGGACATAGTAGGAATGGGGGgtaagctggctgcgtttatacgcaGCAGGAAAATGTGTCACTCGCCTCAGCGCCCCGCAAAGgacgcagcaagggctgaaatatccGACGGGACATGGTGATGTGCAGACGGAGAGAAGCACCCGCAAAGTGATGCGACGACTGCAACAGAGACGGGAACCCAGACAGTGCCACGTAGTGCtatagttgcggaaagaggcacagtcgaaactgccgaaactatccaaatggtttcgaataggGGCGAAGTGGGAGGGCTGTTGAGTACTCTGGTGAAAGTTGAAAAGGAAAAGCTTATTAAGAAACGCGCGGCAGTTGTTATGCGATCAATGTTGTTATGCGATCAATGAGAACACCACGAGggtcaaacggatcgctgacagctcgttgcagagcgaactggggaaaaaacgaaaggaggaagggacatctgaaggaaaaTTCACTCAGATACTCTCCAAGGAGAAGATGGAGAAGCGAAGAAGGACTATACAGCCAGCtgtgcttattaagccgatggaaggcaagacttttgcgaaaGTCCTCAGTAAAATCCTTTACAAGTTCAAACCGAAGATAACGAATCAGAAGCCTCTCCCATTCGTAAAATGAAGGGTGGTAGAATCCCTGTCGAACTAGGACCAAgaataacaaataaaattatgttttgtgaagcagtcaaggggcttctgagaGAGGAAGCTTTGGTTTGCAGTATGGAATCCACATGTTCTCTGGAAATGGCAGATGAGGCCGATAAACGCGAATATCCGGAGGCAACCAATTTCCGTATTGGTATTACCTCtgtgaactcccgaggccaactCGTTATGGTGGAACTTGCTGAGCAAAACGCGTGGAAGCTTCTTAACAGCGGACAAATCAGAATTCGTTGgctagtgtgtaggatacgaatccgggccgccccaatcAACTGTTACATAGGTTTGGATTATGGACGCATATCTGCAACCGATCGggaacctgacagaagggcaaatatgccgtaaatgcggtcagctAGGCCATAAAGCAAACACCTGCGATGAAAATGAAAGGTGTATCCAATGCAGGGACCGTGTTGCGTCTGataagaacgttgcgcacactgcaggctcggggtggtgtccagtcttcagagcagaactggaaagagctaggacgaggtcaacatgattcgcatcctacaaattaatctGCACGAGAGCGcttacgagttgctagcgcagtttgtTGAGGAGACCAAAGCTAATTTattgctcatcagtgagcagtaccgaatcgcggacccagtttcatggcaccccaACATATCAGCTACCGTTGCCTGGACCACCTTAGGGTCCTTGTCCAAGGCCGAAGGGATGGTTTTGTCAGATTTTAGCGATAAGggttttcagtgtctatcttacgccgagtgggacgatgccggactttcaacacaggcttgatgctttcgaggacgctatcttaggcatggATGGCGGATCCAGGGCATTGGAATGGGGCTCtcaaactccagagggaaacgaattctcgaaatggcggtgagaacaggactagtagttctaaacaccggatcaacCCCTGCGAGGGGAGCATTTCAGACGTAACCATCGtgtcggagtcactggtgtcgctggtggataggtggcgagttctaaaagtcTTCTCAATACATTGCCCTCGAAGCGGTGGACAGTGCGTCGCCcgggcgctctttctgtgcatggaacgttacgaaagtgaacaccgggaggtttgtcaaaactcttggaacaggtgggtgaacctgataacgatggcctgcggagcctccatgcccagaagGGCATCGAGATCGGCATCGACCTTCTATGCATTGGAggatggtggaaattgcagatctTCGGAAAAAATGTCATAGGCTCCGCCGCCTAACATAACATCTAAGCGACGGGGAGTACATGACCGTAATGACGGAGAAAAAGTCGGCATAATGTTGCAACTGGTAAGAGGATGGGTTACTACTTATGTTTTCAAGCTTgtactggaaaaaccgaagtggtcatcctgactaaagagagaattccaaccctgcgtcccacaTCATTCGGCGAGTCCCTAATCTAGTCAAACCCAGCGTTAAAGTatctcgggctgactcttgactcaaagatgagcttttctgagcaaatcaaaacagcagcgaaTAAGACTGCAGCTGGAATTTCGCGTACAGTAGGCTAatgccaaatattgggggtcctacgtctagaaggcgacgtctcctgatgagttcagcgaagtctgtcctgctctacggtgcagaggtatgagcTGACGCTCTtgtcaaggaggtatatcgtaaacgtctcgcacaagtacagagaTAGGGAGGTTGGCGGGTGAAGCTCctgaataaacaattttttttaaaggaacgtttcaagaaaaattaaataattatttcGTTATTTGCAGGGATACATGCGTAAGTGAAGAGTATACCCGCGGAGCGTGCAACTTTGGAACAGGAGTTACATATTGAAAATTCAAAGGATATTTTGATGATTTAAATGCAGCATACATTAATCAATTGAAGGCTCCAATAAAGCGTTAACCTTTATCACTATACCATGGGACGAGCAGcatttacaataataatttgcCTTTCGGTGATGTTATATGGAACTTCAGCCTCTCCGGATATGTTTCTGGAAACCTTATCACATGTGAAGGCTGAATTTAAGATAAATCTATTCGTTACTGTCTGCGCACGGAATTCTCCGTCATCCAATCAATTGCTGGGGAATTTACATGAAAGTCTATCAGTCCAAATAGTACACTTCTCAGATGGGGAGGATCCATCTGAAAGCATCAATCATTATACGAATAGTAAAATTATCTTGGAAAAATTACAACGGAATTTCTTACTGATTGCGGCTATCGACGAAAGATCTACGATGAATGCAGTTTTAAAACAAGTTTTCAGATTAACACGTCACAATCGAAATTCTAAGATGTTATTTCTATCGAATGATAATGTAACGATGACAACGCCCACCCTAAAAGGACTCTTCCGCAGATGTTTTGACTGGGGTTTGATAGATGTTGTGCTTATTCAAAGTCAGGATCCATCCAATATGTTCACATATAATCCCTTCGATGACTTTCAGATTGTCAAGCTAAACAAATTAACTGATATTTTCACAAATAAGTTGACGAACCTCAATAATTACCAGTTCAAGGTTCTGGTGAACAATTCGCCACCTAGAGTAATGCAAACTCAGGAAGGAGACGAAATCATTGGGTATGTCGGACACTCGATAGGAACCTACATTATAAAGCGAAATGCAACCGTCAAGTTTGCACCTaggagaaaagaaaaatctGTCTACTTAGATATTTTAGAACAACTGGAATCAAGGCAAATAGACTTCCTATGGGGTCTTTTTCCACTCATGTATTTTGAACCAGGGGACTTGTCGTACCCCGTCACATATGAAAAATTCTGCGTAGCAGTTCCAGTTGCTAGACAAGTTCCTACGCATAAAAATTTTCTGCAACCATTTCAAAAAGATACTTGGGTAACCATCATCATCGGGATAGTTTACATTACAATCGTTATCTATATTGTTGCCCTAGTTCTGAACAGACGAAGAGATATTTCCACCGCATTTATCGCCTCCATTTCCTTTATCATTAGTAGAGCCGAAGTCGGTCCGTTGTATAACATAAATCGCTGGCAGCTTGCCATCTATCTACTGCTCTTTTTGTTGGGGTTCATCCTATCAAACTTCTACTGCGCCTTGTTAACCACATTTTTAACCAGCCCTTCATATGAAAGGGAAATTAAGACCCTCTCCGACATTTCTGCAGCACACTTGAAAATCTTAGGTGAGGAAATGGAAATGGCGTACCTGTTCGAGCAAGAAATCTATAAGGAGTACCATCCTCTTTTGAGAAAACTTTCTTCAACCGAATATATAAAAATTAGGTTTACCCTGAACAATACAAACGCGGTTTTAGTCTCTACAGATACTTTTGGTTTCATGAATGATATACAAAGATATCAAAATGACATTAAATTCACAAATTCGAAAATGTGCCCCATGGAGTTCCACTTATCTGCTCTTTTCAAGAAGGAATCGCCATTTATTGATGACTTTAATAACCACGCTTTGCTAGTGCAACAATCAGGACTTTTGAGCTACTGGAAAACAAATATATTATATGAAGCGTTACAATCAGGATATATACAAGCGAAACGGGGTCGTATTATATCGGGGCCAGTGAAATTAACCCTAATGCATATGCGAATTCCTTTCTATGTGTTACTCTCAGGTTTGACTATTTCGACTTTAGCTTTCTTCGGTGAAAAACTATATTTTTATTGCTACTTTATCATGTATACGAAAAAGTAAATATATGGAAGTTTATCGTGGATATCTGTGTTTCAGTTAATCGCATATACAAAAGCAGAAGCAATCAGAACAACATGACGTGAGAGACCGAACTAgaccttttatttatttacttttctagttgtcacaatctcggcagacgaaggattttacctaatatcagcactaagtgccaaacatttaggctcggacaatcctacctatttaaaaactaaaggggcgctggtggtggtggccggtggtaggtcaacgggagaatccgtcaagaactccccgcagcatcgagcacgtatgcagaatggtatatttctgcatagtttgaaccagactgtgcaagagttccaggacatcaagggaagccgtgaaggatttaggtacaatatctacagctgacaatattatgggaactacaaccatctgcttgagacgtcaaatttctttggtttcccgagctagtggctcatagttcaccttcttctctaggtatttccgttcaatgttgctattatggggaatagcaacatcaataatatacccggagcgacccgtcttgtcaactaacagcacgtcaggtttgttgtgtggaatatggcgatcagttaaaaattgccggttccaatacatgTTGTAAGTAAAACTCTCAAGTACTGCtagcggctcatatcggtaaaccggacccGTGATCAACTCATGCTTGTATGTAAAGTTTCGATTGATCACCTTACACACAGCATTATGCCTagtggtgtattgcaccggtgccataacagtgcagccagaaatgagatggtccaacgcctCTAACGTCGAAGCAAATATACTGCTCTGTTGGTTTCAGGCCGCTCttccattatgagctttttagaaGCTCGGGTAGCgatggcacacatgaattcctccgtctcagcaaaaagctccccagcacgcagccatctgttcgacaaatggctgccaaagacaattcacgtgtttaccgtgcattgccttcgacttccataatcgatctttcaagttaactggagtcagtccacagtctgccttacagacagtcgcAAACAAGGGacacgcctgctctttgctgtaaaaataagcgttcAACGAGTCGATTTGGAGATGATGTTGTGCTACCACGTCAACCATACCTCTACCTTCCCCGAGAGGTACGATTTCAGCACAAGCTTcacatgtcgcaggaattcgaacagcaaagcatctttcagatcaccaattcgagcatgggttccttgcaaaattcctaggcatttgtagaagtctgtctcagtcATAGCTTGGATATGGAGGTCAGCAATGCTATATCCTGCATCCAGCTTGTGATAAacatggctgaacatgtctactattcgcaatagacttccACGGTGGTCGTCGgtatcagcatacagcttgatgtcatcaaatGTGTCAATTCCCACTTAGCAATTAaggcatattttattgcaaaaccatgccctctagcatcattcagtggccatgaaagggggttcagtgccatgccaAACTCTTCCACTAACAATGGAAATTATGATTTTGtcgagggttggtaagcaagtaatcgatcttgtgTGTGGGGTTGCGCACCGTttcctttttagggacaaggtaggcAATTCCCGCagtaaggaaggatggaaattccttcgGCCCACTAATCAACTGTTTTATGCTAGGTGCTAATCGTCTGTGTATACTGGTGAatttcttataaaagaaattctgTACCCGATTCAGACCAgggtccctccagttcttcgaactaTTTATAGCTCGTTgagcttcctcttcggtaatatctgtgaaattcatgccagatgtagtggcatggtgggtgccttcggcggttaTCCATTCACCATGCTCAGCGTGCTGGGCagataacccccaaagtcctcccaatattctttcgcttcaccCCATTAGTGCACAAAAACTCAGTTTGTGGTTAGGTGGAGAGGCAAACACTCAGCACTCCGACCCCAGTGGTCCCTGCTAATAGATTTGACcatctaatggaatattccggatttgaAGGGGTTTGAGGTTTGAGGGGGTGGGAATGAGtcaaagcaac includes:
- the LOC119647667 gene encoding uncharacterized protein LOC119647667, which gives rise to MGRAAFTIIICLSVMLYGTSASPDMFLETLSHVKAEFKINLFVTVCARNSPSSNQLLGNLHESLSVQIVHFSDGEDPSESINHYTNSKIILEKLQRNFLLIAAIDERSTMNAVLKQVFRLTRHNRNSKMLFLSNDNVTMTTPTLKGLFRRCFDWGLIDVVLIQSQDPSNMFTYNPFDDFQIVKLNKLTDIFTNKLTNLNNYQFKVLVNNSPPRVMQTQEGDEIIGYVGHSIGTYIIKRNATVKFAPRRKEKSVYLDILEQLESRQIDFLWGLFPLMYFEPGDLSYPVTYEKFCVAVPVARQVPTHKNFLQPFQKDTWVTIIIGIVYITIVIYIVALVLNRRRDISTAFIASISFIISRAEVGPLYNINRWQLAIYLLLFLLGFILSNFYCALLTTFLTSPSYEREIKTLSDISAAHLKILGEEMEMAYLFEQEIYKEYHPLLRKLSSTEYIKIRFTLNNTNAVLVSTDTFGFMNDIQRYQNDIKFTNSKMCPMEFHLSALFKKESPFIDDFNNHALLVQQSGLLSYWKTNILYEALQSGYIQAKRGRIISGPVKLTLMHMRIPFYVLLSGLTISTLAFFGEKLYFYCYFIMYTKK